A DNA window from Vibrio tarriae contains the following coding sequences:
- a CDS encoding dicarboxylate/amino acid:cation symporter, whose product MNTKKPLSLTAKVILGMVAGILTGFAIRALFAGNGFVDAYIVNGLFDVGGKIFIASLKMLVVPLVFVSLVCGTSSLKDLSTLGRMGSKTLGFYLATTAIAITLALTMGSLFQPGAGADLTAASNFTSAEAPSLGKVIVDMFPTNPISAMAQGNTLQIIIFAVLFGVAISAAGKPGERIAQVFNDLNEVIMKLVAMLMHLAPYGVFFLMAKLFTGLGLGAILNLAEYFVVLAGTLLLHAFVTYGLMLKTFAGLNPMVFFRKMEDAIMFAFSTASSNATIPVTMETVKNRLGVDNKVASFTVPLGATVNMDGTAIMQGVATAFIAQAFNIDLTMTDYLMVILTATLASVGTAGVPGVGLVMLAMVLNQVGLPLEGIALIMGVDRLLDMIRTAVNITGDACVSCIVAKSENALDEARFADPKAGEKEEAVHLSQAQ is encoded by the coding sequence ATGAATACCAAAAAACCGTTATCGCTCACCGCTAAGGTCATCCTTGGTATGGTAGCCGGTATTTTGACTGGATTTGCGATTCGCGCCCTGTTTGCAGGAAATGGATTTGTAGACGCATATATCGTTAATGGACTGTTTGATGTTGGCGGCAAGATTTTTATCGCCAGCTTGAAAATGTTAGTCGTGCCACTGGTGTTTGTTTCACTGGTATGTGGTACGAGCTCACTCAAAGATCTCTCCACATTGGGCAGAATGGGCAGTAAAACCTTAGGTTTTTATCTCGCCACCACCGCGATTGCCATCACTCTTGCACTCACTATGGGCAGCTTATTTCAACCGGGAGCAGGGGCAGATTTAACCGCCGCCAGCAATTTTACCTCGGCGGAAGCCCCGTCTCTGGGTAAAGTGATTGTGGATATGTTCCCAACTAACCCAATCAGTGCAATGGCGCAAGGCAATACCTTGCAGATCATTATCTTTGCCGTTCTGTTTGGTGTGGCGATCAGTGCTGCTGGCAAACCCGGAGAGCGTATTGCTCAGGTGTTCAATGATCTCAATGAAGTGATCATGAAGCTGGTTGCGATGCTAATGCACTTGGCGCCTTACGGCGTATTTTTCTTGATGGCCAAGCTCTTCACCGGACTCGGACTGGGGGCAATTTTGAATTTAGCGGAATACTTTGTGGTGCTGGCGGGGACTTTGTTACTGCATGCCTTCGTCACCTATGGGTTAATGCTGAAAACCTTTGCAGGCCTGAACCCAATGGTGTTTTTCCGCAAAATGGAAGATGCGATTATGTTTGCATTTTCGACCGCGTCATCCAATGCCACCATTCCTGTCACCATGGAAACGGTGAAAAACCGTTTGGGCGTCGATAACAAAGTGGCTTCTTTCACCGTACCACTTGGTGCAACGGTGAACATGGATGGTACTGCGATCATGCAAGGTGTCGCGACCGCGTTTATTGCGCAGGCCTTTAACATCGACCTCACCATGACCGATTACCTGATGGTGATTCTGACCGCGACACTGGCTTCTGTCGGCACCGCGGGTGTGCCTGGCGTTGGCTTAGTTATGCTCGCCATGGTACTTAACCAAGTGGGTCTGCCACTGGAAGGGATTGCGCTTATTATGGGTGTCGACCGCCTACTGGATATGATCCGCACTGCGGTGAATATCACTGGCGATGCCTGTGTCTCTTGTATTGTGGCGAAATCTGAAAACGCCTTGGATGAAGCACGTTTTGCCGATCCAAAAGCGGGTGAAAAAGAAGAAGCGGTTCACTTATCTCAAGCTCAGTAA
- a CDS encoding DNA-3-methyladenine glycosylase 2 family protein has product MTLLNELSAEVCQRARMSRDPRFDGRFFVAVKTTGIFCRPICPANLPKEENVEYFSSQALAVSAGYRPCLRCRPESAPHSWAWKGAETTFLRALTLIEQGELDGSLETLASRLGISDRYLRQLFQRHLGMPPKQYAQIQQLMFAKQLLHTSQISITEVAYASGFQSTRRFNDAFQKLFRLTPTQVRRERAALPSRNHLSLAFRGPFDWAHMLDFYRLRAIEGMEQVDEQSYQRYFILGEGKGWFKASMAQSHLDIEFEMERLSDLRHLVARLRRMFDLDADLISIEAYLEQLAPGLVRRTGIRIPGVWNAWEAGVRAVLGQQVSVKAAIGQLNLLVSTLAASEGSMRYFPTPEQVQMSDLSFLRMPERRKETLKRLADYVRLHPMDSPMAWLSLSGIGPWTVDYAQLRGESRSHCFLTGDLIVKKALAKFPQLTAESVAPWGSYATFHCWSH; this is encoded by the coding sequence ATGACATTGCTTAATGAATTATCCGCAGAGGTGTGCCAACGCGCTCGGATGAGCCGAGATCCACGGTTTGATGGGCGTTTTTTTGTTGCGGTTAAAACCACAGGGATTTTTTGCCGCCCGATTTGCCCAGCCAACCTACCGAAAGAAGAGAATGTTGAGTATTTTTCCTCGCAAGCGTTAGCGGTATCGGCGGGCTATCGACCTTGTTTGCGCTGCCGGCCAGAAAGCGCTCCCCATTCATGGGCGTGGAAAGGAGCCGAAACCACATTTCTACGTGCCTTGACTCTGATTGAGCAGGGAGAGCTGGACGGCAGTTTAGAGACTTTAGCCTCACGCTTAGGTATCAGTGACCGTTATCTGCGCCAGCTTTTTCAGCGCCATTTAGGGATGCCGCCTAAACAATATGCGCAGATCCAGCAGCTCATGTTTGCCAAACAATTACTGCATACGAGCCAAATTTCGATTACCGAAGTGGCTTACGCCAGTGGATTTCAGAGCACCCGCCGTTTTAATGATGCGTTCCAAAAATTATTTCGGTTGACGCCGACCCAAGTTCGGCGAGAACGAGCCGCCCTTCCTTCTCGAAATCATCTGAGCTTAGCTTTTCGCGGCCCTTTTGACTGGGCGCATATGTTGGATTTTTATCGTCTGCGAGCGATTGAAGGCATGGAACAGGTCGATGAACAGAGTTATCAACGTTATTTTATCCTTGGTGAAGGTAAAGGATGGTTTAAGGCGAGCATGGCACAGTCGCATTTGGATATTGAGTTTGAGATGGAGCGTTTGAGTGATCTTCGCCACTTAGTCGCTCGGCTGCGACGAATGTTTGATCTCGATGCAGACCTGATCAGTATTGAGGCTTATTTAGAGCAGTTAGCTCCGGGATTGGTACGGCGCACCGGGATCCGTATCCCCGGGGTATGGAATGCATGGGAAGCGGGAGTGCGTGCAGTGCTCGGTCAACAAGTTTCAGTCAAAGCCGCAATTGGACAATTGAACTTGTTAGTGTCCACGCTGGCGGCGAGCGAAGGGTCAATGCGTTATTTCCCAACCCCAGAACAAGTGCAAATGAGCGACTTAAGCTTTTTACGTATGCCGGAAAGGCGTAAGGAAACCTTAAAACGTTTGGCGGACTACGTCCGGTTGCATCCTATGGATTCACCAATGGCGTGGTTATCGCTAAGTGGGATTGGTCCTTGGACCGTCGACTACGCGCAATTGCGCGGTGAATCACGTAGCCACTGTTTTCTAACCGGAGATTTGATCGTGAAAAAAGCACTGGCGAAATTTCCTCAGTTAACTGCCGAATCGGTCGCCCCTTGGGGCAGTTATGCCACTTTTCATTGCTGGAGCCACTAA
- a CDS encoding methylated-DNA--[protein]-cysteine S-methyltransferase, with protein sequence MSHFTYYSSPLGPMTLQASSQGLLGVWFATQMTQPEHLGDYVKECPILNKTIRQLDEYFSGQRTQFELPLAASGTAFQQSVWHALCKIPYGEIWSYQQLAEAIGNPKAVRAVGLANGKNPISIIVPCHRVVGKNGQLTGYAGGLERKAFLLELEQRR encoded by the coding sequence ATGAGCCATTTTACTTACTACTCATCCCCCCTCGGGCCAATGACCTTACAAGCGAGCTCTCAAGGCTTATTAGGCGTATGGTTTGCTACCCAAATGACTCAACCTGAGCATTTGGGCGACTATGTGAAAGAATGTCCTATACTTAACAAAACGATACGCCAACTGGATGAGTATTTTTCAGGTCAGCGCACTCAATTCGAGCTACCGTTGGCCGCCAGCGGCACGGCATTTCAGCAGTCGGTTTGGCACGCACTATGCAAGATCCCTTATGGGGAAATATGGAGCTATCAACAACTGGCAGAAGCAATAGGCAACCCTAAGGCAGTAAGAGCCGTTGGACTAGCGAATGGTAAGAACCCGATTTCGATCATTGTGCCTTGCCATCGCGTCGTTGGAAAAAATGGCCAACTGACCGGATATGCGGGTGGTTTAGAACGTAAAGCCTTCCTGCTGGAGTTGGAGCAACGAAGATAA
- a CDS encoding YjiG family protein, translated as MSNVNMKKPMVTDIFVEGAKKGWVIATTSTVPNVLMAFVIIKALQITGALELMGTVFSPVMAVFGLPGEAAAVLIGAWMSMGGAVGVVITLFDQGILNGTHIAILAPAIYLMGSQVQYIGRILGPIGTEGRYIPVMIGISVLNAFGAMWVMNLFL; from the coding sequence ATGAGTAACGTCAATATGAAAAAACCAATGGTGACGGATATTTTTGTCGAAGGGGCGAAGAAAGGCTGGGTAATTGCCACGACTTCAACTGTACCTAATGTATTGATGGCGTTTGTGATCATCAAAGCGTTGCAAATTACCGGCGCGTTGGAGCTGATGGGGACAGTATTTTCTCCAGTGATGGCGGTCTTTGGATTGCCGGGTGAAGCGGCTGCGGTGCTGATTGGTGCATGGATGTCGATGGGCGGCGCTGTGGGTGTCGTGATCACTTTGTTTGACCAAGGGATTTTGAACGGTACGCACATCGCAATTTTGGCTCCTGCTATCTATCTGATGGGCTCACAAGTGCAATACATCGGCCGTATTCTTGGTCCCATTGGTACTGAAGGGCGCTACATCCCGGTGATGATTGGTATTTCAGTATTGAACGCGTTTGGTGCGATGTGGGTAATGAACCTGTTTTTATAA
- the nhaD gene encoding sodium:proton antiporter NhaD, with the protein MTGRIALFFLTLFSPLSLASTPDGQALDFTHSTIGYAALLIFAIAYTLVMLEEYLHLRKSKPVLLAAGLIWAMIGYVYQQTGSTEIARQALEHNLLEYAELLLFLLVAMTYISAMEERRLFDALKAWMINRGFNFHTLFWITGWLAFFISPIADNLTTALLMCAVVLKVGGENPKFVSLACINIVIAANAGGAFSPFGDITTLMVWQAGHVSFLEFMDLFIPSLANYLVPALIMSLFVPHQTPSSIQEVVELKRGAKRIVVLFLFTILSAIGFHAFFHFPPVIGMMMGLAYLQFFGYFLRKTLASSLAKKTAIAMAKNDEAALKRIGSVVPFDVFRSISHAEWDTLLFFYGVVMCVGGLSLLGYLGLVSEILYTEWNPIWANVLVGLLSSVVDNIPVMFAVLSMQPEMSLGNWLLVTLTAGVGGSLLSIGSAAGVALMGAAHGKYTFLSHLKWTPVILLGYVVSIVLHLLLNHQSFT; encoded by the coding sequence ATGACGGGCCGGATCGCACTATTTTTTCTTACGCTTTTTTCGCCACTCAGTTTAGCATCTACCCCAGATGGACAAGCTTTAGATTTCACCCATTCGACGATCGGCTATGCCGCACTCCTCATTTTCGCCATTGCTTATACCTTGGTGATGCTGGAAGAGTATCTACATCTGCGTAAATCGAAACCGGTATTGCTGGCTGCGGGGCTGATTTGGGCCATGATTGGCTATGTTTACCAACAAACAGGCTCGACCGAGATAGCGCGTCAGGCGTTAGAACACAATTTGCTTGAATACGCCGAGCTGCTGCTGTTTTTATTGGTCGCCATGACCTACATCAGTGCGATGGAAGAGCGGCGTCTGTTTGATGCACTCAAAGCGTGGATGATCAACAGAGGCTTTAATTTTCACACTCTATTTTGGATAACGGGTTGGCTGGCGTTTTTCATTTCCCCGATTGCCGATAACCTGACCACGGCATTATTGATGTGTGCCGTGGTACTGAAAGTCGGAGGCGAAAACCCTAAATTCGTCAGTTTAGCTTGCATTAATATCGTGATTGCGGCCAACGCGGGGGGAGCCTTCAGTCCCTTTGGCGATATCACCACTCTTATGGTATGGCAGGCTGGGCATGTTAGCTTCCTTGAGTTTATGGATCTGTTTATCCCATCATTAGCCAACTATCTGGTGCCTGCCTTGATCATGTCGCTCTTTGTCCCGCATCAAACGCCGTCCAGTATCCAAGAAGTGGTCGAGCTGAAACGCGGAGCAAAACGCATCGTCGTTCTGTTTCTCTTTACCATCCTCTCGGCCATCGGTTTCCATGCATTTTTCCACTTCCCGCCAGTGATCGGCATGATGATGGGACTTGCCTATTTGCAGTTTTTTGGCTATTTCCTACGCAAAACGCTGGCCAGTTCACTGGCTAAGAAAACAGCGATTGCCATGGCAAAGAATGATGAAGCAGCACTTAAACGTATTGGCTCTGTGGTGCCTTTTGATGTCTTTCGCAGCATTTCTCACGCCGAATGGGACACCTTGCTGTTTTTCTATGGGGTCGTGATGTGTGTCGGAGGCTTGAGCTTACTCGGCTATCTAGGTTTAGTATCGGAAATCCTCTATACCGAATGGAACCCCATCTGGGCTAACGTACTGGTTGGGCTGCTTTCTTCGGTGGTCGATAACATTCCTGTGATGTTTGCTGTACTGTCGATGCAGCCCGAGATGTCTCTCGGCAACTGGTTACTGGTCACTCTCACCGCAGGAGTCGGCGGCAGTTTGCTATCGATTGGCTCTGCAGCAGGTGTGGCGCTCATGGGTGCGGCTCATGGCAAATACACGTTCTTGAGCCACTTGAAATGGACTCCCGTCATTCTGCTTGGTTATGTGGTCAGTATCGTGTTGCATTTGCTGCTCAATCATCAATCATTCACATAA
- a CDS encoding ElyC/SanA/YdcF family protein, with the protein MNKKLLTLAITSVVAFSLPYSVVAKENVAKPSVEYSQFVTQRQVVDQLLEEALTAFKSPARVSHAGFTAKMPSNMEIVTQRLLEAYQLEPYRTDLLISAANAQIYNKNVDQAIELFNQALSVAPDDVDLHTYLAVWQKFKGNDADYQKHVKAVQSLNVGRAADLQRILDTVDRIVATPLKAEATQKLGKDGAIVTLGYALNPDGSMHEVLIKRLETTLEMAKANPDAVIILTGGVPQNHKTEGKLMADWLIERGVSAARIIEENYATSTVDNALFSSYALARHGIKHATIISSASHVRRGQALFEIASWQTGPKGITFDTISYPDKPLNELEKASSSELLGIYRDALRTYGMWSYRSYPLESR; encoded by the coding sequence ATGAATAAAAAACTACTTACCCTTGCTATCACCAGTGTCGTGGCTTTTTCCCTACCTTACTCGGTAGTGGCGAAGGAGAATGTAGCTAAGCCGAGTGTGGAATACAGTCAGTTTGTTACCCAACGCCAGGTGGTGGATCAACTTCTCGAAGAGGCATTAACTGCATTTAAGTCTCCAGCGCGAGTCTCTCATGCTGGATTTACGGCCAAAATGCCGAGCAACATGGAAATTGTGACTCAGCGCCTGCTTGAAGCTTATCAACTGGAGCCTTATCGCACCGACTTACTGATTTCTGCTGCGAATGCGCAGATTTACAACAAGAATGTTGATCAAGCGATTGAACTGTTCAACCAAGCGCTCAGTGTCGCGCCGGATGACGTTGATCTGCACACTTATCTTGCAGTATGGCAAAAATTTAAAGGCAATGATGCGGATTACCAGAAACACGTTAAAGCGGTGCAATCTTTAAATGTAGGACGAGCGGCAGATTTGCAACGTATTTTGGATACGGTTGACCGAATCGTGGCAACGCCGTTGAAAGCAGAAGCGACCCAAAAACTAGGTAAAGATGGTGCGATAGTTACCTTGGGCTATGCACTGAATCCCGATGGTTCAATGCATGAAGTTTTGATCAAACGCTTGGAAACTACACTTGAAATGGCGAAAGCAAACCCTGACGCCGTGATCATTTTGACCGGCGGCGTACCGCAAAACCATAAAACCGAAGGGAAATTGATGGCGGATTGGTTGATCGAGCGCGGAGTGAGTGCAGCACGAATTATTGAGGAAAACTACGCGACGAGTACAGTAGATAACGCCTTGTTCAGTAGCTACGCCTTAGCTCGTCATGGTATTAAGCATGCGACCATCATCAGCTCGGCAAGCCATGTTCGTCGCGGGCAAGCCTTGTTTGAAATTGCGAGTTGGCAAACAGGTCCGAAAGGTATTACTTTCGATACCATTTCCTATCCTGACAAACCTTTAAATGAGCTTGAAAAGGCTTCGAGTAGTGAACTGCTAGGGATTTACCGCGATGCGCTGCGTACTTACGGCATGTGGAGCTATCGCTCTTACCCATTAGAATCTCGCTAA
- a CDS encoding DMT family transporter: MSLANLLQLLCLAAIWGGSFLFMRIAAHSFGPAYLIEARVGFAALSLFLVAQLFRRSLPIRQHWSHFLILGLINTAVPFLLFAYAALTLNVSTLSILNSTAPIWGAVIGFLWHGTPLSRKAVAGLLLGVSGVAVIVGWDMVAMGNQAVLPMICAALAAASYGLATNYTKQAPQVTAFENAHGSMWAACLWVAPLMWFIPLNEMPSNLEWGAVILLGVICTGLAYLIYFRLVKAIGAASTLSVTFLIPVFGILWGYWILDEPIGLNTLFGTLLVLAGTMLVTGFSLRSALFSRQPQPH, from the coding sequence ATGTCGTTAGCGAACTTGCTGCAACTGTTATGTTTAGCTGCGATTTGGGGGGGATCATTTCTTTTTATGCGAATTGCTGCCCACAGCTTTGGTCCTGCTTACCTGATAGAAGCTCGCGTAGGATTTGCCGCGCTCAGTCTCTTTTTGGTGGCACAGCTATTCAGGCGATCGCTGCCGATACGCCAGCATTGGTCGCATTTTTTAATCTTGGGTTTAATCAATACCGCCGTTCCCTTTTTACTCTTCGCTTATGCGGCGTTAACACTGAATGTTTCAACACTTTCCATACTCAATTCCACGGCTCCCATTTGGGGAGCCGTGATTGGCTTTCTCTGGCATGGTACCCCCCTCTCCCGTAAAGCGGTTGCTGGACTTCTGTTAGGCGTAAGCGGTGTGGCTGTGATTGTAGGATGGGATATGGTGGCGATGGGTAATCAAGCTGTGCTGCCGATGATATGTGCCGCGCTCGCCGCAGCCAGTTACGGCTTAGCCACCAACTACACCAAACAAGCACCACAAGTCACTGCTTTTGAAAATGCCCATGGCAGTATGTGGGCGGCTTGTTTATGGGTTGCCCCATTGATGTGGTTTATACCTCTAAATGAAATGCCTTCCAACCTTGAATGGGGAGCGGTGATATTGCTTGGAGTCATATGTACTGGGTTGGCCTACTTGATCTATTTCCGTTTGGTGAAAGCGATTGGCGCTGCATCAACGCTTTCCGTCACCTTCCTCATCCCCGTTTTTGGCATCTTGTGGGGCTACTGGATCCTCGATGAACCGATAGGGCTCAACACCCTGTTCGGTACTTTATTAGTCTTGGCAGGTACCATGTTGGTTACCGGTTTTTCTCTACGTAGCGCCCTATTTTCACGCCAGCCACAGCCGCATTAA
- a CDS encoding nucleoside recognition domain-containing protein has product MSQSTAQERKVTWGCYIALAFAVVFFSGLLQSNQWYGVFDFTTLNGAFGKVAYNVSETADGLQVATTSLRGQGGSGARDGFLFALTLIPTVMFALGMINVLEHYGALDAARKLLTPLLRPIMGIPGNTGLALIASLQSTDAGAAMTRQLKDEGHMTKREADVFTMFQFSAGATIVNFFSSGAVLFTLTLADGSAAVTSSIGLAVGVMFIFKIVGANLFRLYLNLTEGKEESSNPETQLEEATR; this is encoded by the coding sequence ATGAGTCAATCGACAGCGCAGGAGCGAAAAGTGACTTGGGGATGCTACATTGCGTTAGCTTTCGCCGTAGTCTTTTTTTCTGGCTTGCTGCAATCCAACCAGTGGTATGGAGTATTTGATTTCACCACGTTAAACGGTGCCTTTGGCAAGGTTGCTTACAACGTGAGTGAAACGGCCGACGGCCTACAAGTGGCGACCACCTCTTTGCGTGGTCAAGGCGGTAGCGGTGCGCGTGATGGTTTTCTTTTCGCACTGACCTTAATTCCAACCGTGATGTTTGCACTAGGCATGATCAATGTGCTGGAGCATTACGGTGCGCTTGATGCGGCACGTAAGCTATTGACCCCTCTACTTCGCCCAATCATGGGAATTCCGGGTAATACTGGCTTGGCATTAATTGCTTCACTGCAAAGTACGGATGCGGGTGCGGCGATGACTCGTCAGCTCAAAGATGAAGGGCATATGACTAAGCGTGAAGCGGATGTGTTTACCATGTTCCAATTCTCTGCAGGTGCCACCATAGTTAACTTTTTCTCATCGGGTGCGGTGCTGTTTACGCTCACGTTAGCGGATGGTTCCGCGGCGGTCACTTCTTCTATCGGTCTTGCGGTTGGTGTGATGTTTATCTTTAAAATTGTCGGTGCCAACCTGTTCCGTCTCTATCTAAATCTTACGGAAGGCAAAGAAGAATCATCTAACCCAGAGACCCAACTAGAGGAAGCGACCCGATGA
- a CDS encoding esterase/lipase family protein, with the protein MKIVILHGLYMHGLVMQPLAQRLNKLGYQTEVISYNTLAIDDEKVFQAIDRALANDRINVLVGHSLGGLMIKHYLRSRHPSPNVISHVVALGSPLKGASIVAKIQQLGLGAMLGNAHLYGLQLHQDSWNLPQLLGSIAGTLRIGFRPILLGGSGLCDGTVTVAETQISGMTDHILLHQSHTGLVYSHQTAHQIDYFIRHNQFQHKKIPE; encoded by the coding sequence ATGAAGATTGTTATTCTGCACGGTTTGTATATGCATGGGTTGGTGATGCAACCACTCGCGCAGCGCCTCAATAAACTCGGATATCAGACAGAAGTGATCAGCTACAACACTTTAGCCATCGATGATGAGAAAGTGTTTCAGGCTATCGATCGCGCACTGGCAAATGATCGCATCAACGTGTTGGTGGGGCATAGCTTAGGTGGGTTGATGATCAAACACTACCTACGCTCTCGCCATCCTTCACCCAATGTGATTTCCCATGTGGTTGCTTTAGGCTCACCACTCAAAGGAGCATCGATTGTCGCTAAAATCCAGCAGCTAGGGCTTGGTGCCATGTTAGGTAACGCTCATCTGTATGGTTTGCAGTTGCATCAAGATAGCTGGAACTTGCCACAATTGCTGGGCTCTATAGCAGGGACGTTACGTATCGGATTTCGTCCTATTTTACTCGGTGGATCAGGGCTGTGTGATGGTACTGTCACCGTTGCAGAGACTCAAATCTCAGGAATGACAGATCATATTCTGCTGCATCAAAGCCATACTGGATTGGTCTATAGTCATCAAACCGCTCATCAAATTGACTACTTCATTCGCCACAATCAATTTCAGCATAAAAAAATCCCCGAATGA
- a CDS encoding LysR family transcriptional regulator, whose amino-acid sequence MDVKVFRTFLELAKVRHFGRAAENLYLTQAAVSARIKQLENHFDAQLFTRDRNNIKLTSAGERLVGYAEVMVATLQQAKFELSLESGKALQLTLGGTPNIWDAYLQHCLSRITDTFEGYGFLAEVMGREQLNRGLLERTLDMAFALDPIKAEELQCKKVADLVLVLVSTKPDDADSVFENRYVYVDWGARFASEHADRHPKAPAPFLRTSTARIALDFILEKGGSAYLPQTMVQPLLDAGQLHRVSEVNDWQRPLYLSYRKNSSSIEAIVQVEKLMKTLDPFSVVRTVGKVEAV is encoded by the coding sequence ATGGACGTAAAAGTCTTTCGCACCTTTCTTGAACTGGCCAAAGTTCGCCATTTTGGTCGTGCTGCTGAAAATCTGTATTTGACGCAAGCGGCGGTGAGTGCGCGCATCAAGCAACTTGAAAATCATTTCGATGCTCAGTTGTTTACCCGTGACCGTAACAACATCAAATTGACCTCAGCAGGCGAGCGTTTGGTGGGGTATGCCGAGGTCATGGTTGCAACGCTGCAGCAGGCGAAATTTGAATTATCACTTGAAAGCGGTAAGGCTTTGCAGCTCACATTAGGCGGTACGCCAAACATTTGGGATGCTTACTTACAGCACTGTTTAAGCCGCATCACCGATACATTTGAAGGCTATGGCTTTTTGGCGGAAGTGATGGGGCGAGAGCAACTCAATCGCGGCTTGCTAGAGCGTACTTTGGATATGGCTTTCGCTCTGGATCCGATCAAAGCCGAAGAATTGCAATGCAAAAAAGTGGCTGATTTGGTTCTCGTGTTGGTATCAACCAAGCCTGACGATGCCGATAGCGTGTTTGAAAATCGCTACGTTTATGTCGATTGGGGCGCGCGTTTTGCTTCAGAGCATGCCGACCGCCACCCTAAAGCGCCAGCGCCTTTTTTAAGAACGTCGACGGCAAGAATTGCGTTAGATTTCATTTTGGAGAAAGGGGGCAGCGCTTACTTACCGCAAACCATGGTGCAACCCTTATTGGATGCAGGTCAATTACATCGTGTGTCCGAAGTAAATGATTGGCAGCGCCCACTTTATCTGAGCTATCGCAAAAACAGCTCTTCCATTGAGGCGATAGTGCAGGTGGAGAAGTTGATGAAAACGTTAGATCCTTTCAGTGTGGTGCGTACGGTGGGCAAAGTGGAAGCCGTGTGA
- a CDS encoding DoxX family protein produces MNTLLKTALTSPSSWAPLALRLPLAIIFMAHGAQKLFGWFGGYGLEGTGQWMASIGLEPGVAMAFLAGSGEFFGGLAILLGLLTRPAALVLSVTMLVAIFSVHFSHGLFLSNGGYEFGLALLAGSVSLLISGAGRLSLDNLLLKRLA; encoded by the coding sequence ATGAATACTTTATTAAAAACTGCTCTAACTTCACCAAGTTCATGGGCTCCCCTAGCACTGCGCCTTCCCCTAGCCATCATTTTTATGGCGCACGGTGCACAAAAGTTGTTTGGTTGGTTCGGCGGTTACGGCCTTGAAGGCACAGGTCAATGGATGGCTTCGATTGGCTTAGAGCCTGGCGTAGCGATGGCATTTCTGGCCGGAAGTGGGGAGTTTTTTGGCGGATTAGCCATTTTGCTAGGTCTGCTGACACGTCCTGCCGCACTGGTACTCTCCGTCACCATGCTGGTCGCGATTTTTAGCGTGCACTTTAGCCACGGCTTATTCTTAAGCAACGGCGGTTACGAGTTTGGCTTGGCTCTGTTGGCAGGCTCTGTTTCACTGCTGATTTCAGGTGCAGGTCGTCTGAGCCTCGATAATCTGCTACTAAAGCGTCTGGCATAA